The genome window CGAAGCGGAAAGGCGGCGCGCGCCCACGTCGCCAACGCCTCGACCGTCTCGTCCGCCGTCGCTTCGCCGAGGGCGCCTTCGCCGACGACGTAAAGGCGCAAGTCGAAGCGCGACGTCGTCTTGCCTTCGAACAGCAGTCGAGTGCGCCAGCGAGCGAACGCCCCTTCTCCGGCGAGCAGACCGTCCACGAGGGTCGCCCAGCGGCGCAAGGGTTCACGCGTCGCCTCCACGAACGCGGGCGTGTCCTCGACGGGACGGCGCTCGAGCAGAAGCGTGACGTAGGCGTCGTCGCGTTGCGCGCCTGTCAGCGACGCCACGCGGGCGAGCACCGCTCGGCGGTCCAGCGGCTCTGCACGCACGGCGATCACGGCGCTTCGTGGGCGGTGGGTGGACAGCCACGCGTCGAACTCGGCGCGCGTTCGCGCGATCTGCCCGCTCACGCGGTGGACGTCACCCGAGCGCACAGCAGTCCGAAGTACGTGGGCGCCTCGTACGACAAGACGTCCACGTGCCGCGCCTCCCTCGGAATCGCTCCGGCGAGGACGAGCGTCTGCCACAAGCCGTCGGGCTTCGCGTCCTCCACGAACGTGGCGTCGAAGGTCGCGAGCGCTTCGAGGTCGCCGCGCTTCATCGCGTCGACAACCGCCCCGTCCAGCCGCGCGGCCGCCTCGTGAAAGCCGTACGGTCCCGACGCGTCGTGCGTGTGCGACCAATCGCAACTCGCGATGAGGCCGACGCGCTTTCCCGACTCGCGCGCCGCGCGGGCGAGGGCGGCGCCGAAGCGCTCATGCGGCGCCAAGTCCGTTCCGCGCGGCGGATTGATCACGACCACGGGCACGTCCGGCATGAAGTGCAGCGGAATGATGACGCCCCAATCGAGCGGCAAGTTGGAGAAAGGCCCTTCGCTCGTCGCGAAGTTCAAGGAGGCGACGCGAAGCCCGTCCGCCTCGGCCGCCTGCGCGACGCTTCGCGCGAGCGTGCGGTCCACGCGGCGCTCCATCGTCAACGTCACGCCGTGAGACTCCACCTCGCCCGCCATGCGCTCCGAGTCGGCGAGCGCGAACTGCCCCTCGACGCGTGTTCCGTGCGGCGTGAGGACGATCATGGCGTCGAGGGACGCTGCCCGCGCGGCCTTCCCGAGCGCTTGCAAGCTCGCGCGCGTCGACGCCATGAGCTCGGGCGTGCTTCCGGCGAGGTCCTCCACGATCTCCGAGCCGTGCGGCGCGACGCACGCGAACACGATGCCCGTCACGCGCTCGCCTCTTTCGGGACGGGCAAAAGCGCCGTGAGGAGCAGCACGCCGAGCGGCAGCCACGACAGCAGCGAGAGGGTCGCCGGGATGCCCGCGCGGTCGGCGAAGGTTCCCAAGGCGGCCACGCCGAGGCCCGTCGCAGCGTAGACCGTGCCGAGCGACAAGCCCGACGCGAGGCCCGTGAGGCCGGGCATGGCGTCTTGAATCATCAGGACGATCGTCGGCCACGCCGCGCTGGAGCACAGCCCCACGACTGCGAGCAGCCCGAGGTGCAAGGCGAAGCCGTCCGTGTGACCGAACGCCAGCATCGCCAGCATGAGAATGGCCGCCGACCCGACGAGCAGCGGCTTCTTGCCGATGCGGTCGGCGACGATACCGCCCACGAGCGTTCCGACGATGCCCGAGAGGCTGATGATCGTCACGAGGGTCGCCGCCGCGTCCTTCGAGAGGTTCAGGACGTCGTGTCCGAGCGGAAGGAACGTCGTGAGGCCCCCGGTGACCGTGCCGCGCAGGGTGATGAGCAGCATCAGGAAGCCCACGAGGCCCCAGCGCACGCGGCCCGCGCCGCCCGCGCCCACCTTGCGCGTCGAAACGGGTCGGCGCACGTCTTGCCACTGCGAGCGCAGCAGCAGCAAGCTCAGGACCGTCGGGACGAGCAGCAGCAGCACCGACGGCTTGCCGAGCCGTTCGAGCAGAAGCGCCGTCACGATCGGCGCGAGCCCGAAGCCGATGTTGCCGCCCGAGAAGAACAAGCTCGTGCCGCTCGCGAGCTTCTCGCCGGAATTGGCGCGCACCCGCGTGAGACCCTCGGGGTGGAACATCGCCGAGCCGAGGCCGCTCAAAGTCACGGCGAGCAACACGAGCGGATACGACGGCATCCACAGCACCGTCGCCATCCCGAGGCCCGTGAGGGCGAGCCCGACGGGCACCATCCACGTGAAGGACTTCTTGTCGCCCAGCAGCCCGAACAGCGGCTGCGCGACCGCGATGACGATTTGATTGGCGGCGATCACGCCCGCCGCGAGCGCGTAGTTGAGGTTGAGGGCGAGCAGCAAGGTGGGAAGCAGCAAGGGCAGGGCGCCCGTCTGAAGGTCCACGCTCGCGTGCGAGAGCGTCACGGACCCTACCGCCGGAAGCGAGAACGAGGAAGAAGAAGTGAGCGGTCGAGTCGACGACGACATGGGCTTGATGCTACCGCGCTCCGACGAAGCGAATCGTCCTTGACGTACGATGATGCATGACCGCGACTTCTGGGCTTCACGCGCTCGTCACGGGCGCGTCCTCGGGCATCGGCGTCGTATACGCGGACCGCCTCGCGGCGCGCGGCTTCGACCTCACCCTTCTCGCGCGGCGCGAAGATCGCCTGCGTGACGTCGCCCGCGACTTGTCGGCGCGGCACGGCGTCACGGCGGACGTGCTCGCCGCCGACCTCGCCGAGTCGGCCGACGTGCGCCGCGTCGAGGAGTACCTGCGCGTGCACGGCACGGACTTCCTCGTGAACAACGCGGGCTTCGCGGTGTACCGCCCGCTCGCGGACCTTCCCGAGGACACCGTCGAGGAGATGATCCTCGTGAACGTCCTCGCGCTCGCCCGCCTCACGCGCGCCGCCTTGCCGGGGATGCTGGCGCGCGGCCGAGGCACGATCGTCAACGTGTCGTCGGGCCTGTCGTGGCGCCCGTTTCGCACGAACGCCACGTACAGCGGCACGAAAGCGTTCGTCAACAACTTCACGCGGGCCCTCGCCGAGGAGGTCGAAGGCACGAACGTCAAAGTGCAACTCCTCGTGCCGGGCGTGATTCGCACGGAGTTCCACGACACGTCGGGCACCGACCTCGACCGTCTTCCGCCCGGCATGATCATGGAGGCGCCCGACCTCGTGGACGCGTCCTTGAAAGGCTTGGATCTCGGCGAGTTGGTGTGCGTGCCCGCCCAGCCGGACCCGGAGGTCATCGCGCGCGTCTTCGAGGCGCAACTCGCTGCCTCGCCGAGGTCGGGCGAGGTGGCGCCGCGTTACCGATCCTGAATTCCTACTTCACTCGCAGCGTCCCCCAGTCCACACCCTCGGGCTCTTTCGGGAAGCGTGGATTCATGCGTTCCAGCGTTTCGACGAGGACGCGCGCCACGACGAGGTCCCGGTACCACTTGCGGTTCGCCGGAATCACGTACCACGGCGCGTGCTCGGCGCTGGTATCTCCGATGAGGTCGTCGTACGCCGCTTGATAGTCGTCCCAACGCTCGCGTTCGTCAAGGTCGCCGAGTTGGAACTTCCAGCGCTTCTCGGGGTCGTCCACCCGGGCTTGCAGGCGTTCTCGCTGCTCCTCTTTGGAGATGTGCAGAAAAAACTTCACGATCGTCGTTCCTTCGCGGGCGAGGTGACGCTCGAAATCACGAATGGCCTCCACGCGCTGCCGAAGTGCCTCCTCGTCCAGCGTGCCGTGCACGCGCGGCACGAGAACGTCCTCGTAGTGCGAGCGGTTGAACAAGCCGATCGTCCCGCGTGGCGGCGTCTTGGCGTGCACACGCCACAAGAAGTCGTGCCGCGCCTCCTCGTCCGTGGGTCGCTTGAAACTCGTGACGGTCACGCCCGCCGGGTTCACGCCGCTCATCACGTGCTTCACGGCGCCGTCCTTGCCGCCCGCGTCCATCGCCTGCAGTACGACCAGGAGGGCTTGCCGTCCCTCGGCGTAGAGACGTTCTTGCCACTCGGCGAGGCGCGCGACGAGGACGCGCGTCTCTTCGCGCGCCCTCGCCTTGCCGTCTTCGCCCGCGTACGCTCCACGCTCGTTCGGATCGCGTTTCCGCAAGTTCGCTCGCTCGTCAGGCTTCACCCGTTCGCTCGACATGCCTCACTGTAGAGGGGACGCGCGGTCGTCTGCCTTGACGCTTTCCTGCGATTCGGCCGCCATCGTCCTCGCCGGTCCTTTCGGGGCCGCGCGACCTAGTCCGCTTCCTTCGGGCTGGGAAGCGCGCTCGGCGAACTTCCGAGAAGGGTTGCTGCCTCGACGTCCAACACGAGGTCGCCGAGCGGGGCGCCGTTGGTGGCATTCGAGGCGCCTTCCACGCTTCGCTCTCCATCTCTATTGGCGTGGAAGGCTTTGCGGGCGCGCTTGTCTTCGTACAAGGCGGCGTCGGCTCGCTCCAAGACGTCTTCGAGCGTCTCGGCGTCTCGAGGCCAGCAGGCCACGCCGAACGACACGCCCGCCTCGGGGAAGCCCGCCGTGCGCGCGGTCGCGACGGCCGGGTCGATCGACGCCAAGACGCGCGCGCGTGCCCCCGAAGGCCCGTCCTCCTCGCCGAGCGGCAGCAGCAGCGCGAACTCGTCGCCGCCAAGCCGAAAGGCGCTCACGCCCACGGGCAGATGCGCCGCGAGGGTGGAGCCGAAGATGCGCAGTAACGCGTCGCCCGCCGCGTGACCGCGCGTGTCGTTCACGCACTTGAGTCCGTCCACGTCCAGCATCGCCACCACGATGGGAAGCGCGCGCTCGGCGACTTGCTCCAAGGCTTCGTCCAAGGCTCGACGGTTGGCGAGGCCCGTCAGAAGGTCGGTGCGAGACGCCGCCCGAGCGGCGCGCGTCTGCTCGCGAACGCCCAGAGCGTAGCGGATGGCCCGCGTCGCCGTCGCCAACAGCTGACGGTCGCGTTCCGTCCAGCGCCGCGCTTCTCGCAACCGGCCCAGCACCAAGACGTAGTGCGCTCCGTCGAACTCGCCGAGGGGCAGCCACGCGACGGCCTGCAAGCCCGCCTCGACGAGTTCGGGCAGAGCGCCCCGTTCCTGCTCGTACGCCGACGTGAACGAGGGCCGGGAATCGTTCGCCGCACGCCACGACGCTCCACCTGTCTCGCCGCGCCGCGTGGGAATCGCGTGTGTGAGCGCGTCGGCGGCGTCGTCCCTCGCCCAGATCGTCTCGAAGGTCACCGAATCGTCACGCGACGCGCTGAGGTTGCACCATTCGACGTCGATGGCGCGTGAAAGCAGTTCCAGCGCGTGCGACGCGAGTTCGGCGGGCGGCAACTCGAGTTGCGCGAGGCTCGTGATGCCGAGCAGCGTGTCGCTCATGAGCTGTGTGCTGCGCAGCGTCCGCACGAGCGCTTCTTTCGCGCTCGCTTCGCGTTGCAGCTCCAGCGTCTTGCGGCGTAACTCCAACTCGTCGAACGCTATGGCCGCGAGGTGCTCCAAGCTTTCGCGCTCTACGTCGCTCACGCTGCCCCTCGGCGCGTAATCGAGCACGCAGATGACGCCGATGTTGAAGCCGTCGTGCGTCTTGATGGGCGCGCCCGAGTAGAACCGCACGCCTTTCGTCTGCGTGACCGTCGGGAAGGCCGCGAAGTGCGGATCGCTCGAAAGGTCCAAGACGGTCAGGACGGCGTTCGATTCGATCGTGCGCGCGCACAAGGACAGCGAGCGGTCGTGGTGCGAGACGTCGATGCCGTAGCACGCTTTCGAGAAGGTGTATTGATCCGCCACGAAGTTCACCAAGGCGATGGGGGCGCCGAACACGGCCGCCGCGAGTTTGGCGAGGCGATCGAAGGCGTCCTCGGGGAGCGTGTCGAGGATGGCGTAGCGGGCCAGCGCCTCCAATCGACGTTGCTCGTACCCGATGGGTTCGTTCATGGATTATTGATTCTAACCGTTTAAAGCTCTCACATTCTGAGAGCTTCGTGGTGCCGCTCGCGTCGACATCACAACACCAGCACGCCCTTGTGCTCGATCTTGCCTTCGGGCTCCACGTGAATCGTCACGGCGGCGTCCTCCAACTCGCGCTTCAACTCTTCCTCCAAGCGGTCGCAGATATCATGCGCGGCCCGCACG of Deinococcus yavapaiensis KR-236 contains these proteins:
- a CDS encoding GIY-YIG nuclease family protein: MSGQIARTRAEFDAWLSTHRPRSAVIAVRAEPLDRRAVLARVASLTGAQRDDAYVTLLLERRPVEDTPAFVEATREPLRRWATLVDGLLAGEGAFARWRTRLLFEGKTTSRFDLRLYVVGEGALGEATADETVEALATWARAAFPLRLLDPVAPPKR
- a CDS encoding extradiol ring-cleavage dioxygenase, translated to MTGIVFACVAPHGSEIVEDLAGSTPELMASTRASLQALGKAARAASLDAMIVLTPHGTRVEGQFALADSERMAGEVESHGVTLTMERRVDRTLARSVAQAAEADGLRVASLNFATSEGPFSNLPLDWGVIIPLHFMPDVPVVVINPPRGTDLAPHERFGAALARAARESGKRVGLIASCDWSHTHDASGPYGFHEAAARLDGAVVDAMKRGDLEALATFDATFVEDAKPDGLWQTLVLAGAIPREARHVDVLSYEAPTYFGLLCARVTSTA
- a CDS encoding MFS transporter; this translates as MTLSHASVDLQTGALPLLLPTLLLALNLNYALAAGVIAANQIVIAVAQPLFGLLGDKKSFTWMVPVGLALTGLGMATVLWMPSYPLVLLAVTLSGLGSAMFHPEGLTRVRANSGEKLASGTSLFFSGGNIGFGLAPIVTALLLERLGKPSVLLLLVPTVLSLLLLRSQWQDVRRPVSTRKVGAGGAGRVRWGLVGFLMLLITLRGTVTGGLTTFLPLGHDVLNLSKDAAATLVTIISLSGIVGTLVGGIVADRIGKKPLLVGSAAILMLAMLAFGHTDGFALHLGLLAVVGLCSSAAWPTIVLMIQDAMPGLTGLASGLSLGTVYAATGLGVAALGTFADRAGIPATLSLLSWLPLGVLLLTALLPVPKEASA
- a CDS encoding SDR family NAD(P)-dependent oxidoreductase; its protein translation is MTATSGLHALVTGASSGIGVVYADRLAARGFDLTLLARREDRLRDVARDLSARHGVTADVLAADLAESADVRRVEEYLRVHGTDFLVNNAGFAVYRPLADLPEDTVEEMILVNVLALARLTRAALPGMLARGRGTIVNVSSGLSWRPFRTNATYSGTKAFVNNFTRALAEEVEGTNVKVQLLVPGVIRTEFHDTSGTDLDRLPPGMIMEAPDLVDASLKGLDLGELVCVPAQPDPEVIARVFEAQLAASPRSGEVAPRYRS
- a CDS encoding polyphosphate kinase 2 family protein, encoding MSSERVKPDERANLRKRDPNERGAYAGEDGKARAREETRVLVARLAEWQERLYAEGRQALLVVLQAMDAGGKDGAVKHVMSGVNPAGVTVTSFKRPTDEEARHDFLWRVHAKTPPRGTIGLFNRSHYEDVLVPRVHGTLDEEALRQRVEAIRDFERHLAREGTTIVKFFLHISKEEQRERLQARVDDPEKRWKFQLGDLDERERWDDYQAAYDDLIGDTSAEHAPWYVIPANRKWYRDLVVARVLVETLERMNPRFPKEPEGVDWGTLRVK
- a CDS encoding sensor domain-containing diguanylate cyclase, which encodes MNEPIGYEQRRLEALARYAILDTLPEDAFDRLAKLAAAVFGAPIALVNFVADQYTFSKACYGIDVSHHDRSLSLCARTIESNAVLTVLDLSSDPHFAAFPTVTQTKGVRFYSGAPIKTHDGFNIGVICVLDYAPRGSVSDVERESLEHLAAIAFDELELRRKTLELQREASAKEALVRTLRSTQLMSDTLLGITSLAQLELPPAELASHALELLSRAIDVEWCNLSASRDDSVTFETIWARDDAADALTHAIPTRRGETGGASWRAANDSRPSFTSAYEQERGALPELVEAGLQAVAWLPLGEFDGAHYVLVLGRLREARRWTERDRQLLATATRAIRYALGVREQTRAARAASRTDLLTGLANRRALDEALEQVAERALPIVVAMLDVDGLKCVNDTRGHAAGDALLRIFGSTLAAHLPVGVSAFRLGGDEFALLLPLGEEDGPSGARARVLASIDPAVATARTAGFPEAGVSFGVACWPRDAETLEDVLERADAALYEDKRARKAFHANRDGERSVEGASNATNGAPLGDLVLDVEAATLLGSSPSALPSPKEAD